The Astyanax mexicanus isolate ESR-SI-001 chromosome 7, AstMex3_surface, whole genome shotgun sequence genome has a window encoding:
- the fuom gene encoding fucose mutarotase: protein MVVLKGIPSVLSPELLYALAKMGHGDELVLADANFPVSSVCKSGPMEIRADGLRISQLLEGILKLFPLDTYVEQPAAVMDLVESDQQRGLKVPVWDQFTALLKKAGSHGNLEKVERFAFYERSKKAFAVVATGETALYGNLIIKKGVIPAEELC, encoded by the exons ATGGTTGTGTTAAAAGGAATACCCTCAGTGTTATCGCCTGAGTTACTGTACGCTCTGGCGAAAATGGGCCACGGAGACGAACTGG ttctagCAGATGCAAATTTTCCTGTCTCCTCGGTTTGCAAATCTGGCCCCATGGAAATTCGAGCTGATG GCTTGCGCATTTCACAGCTTTTGGAAGGAATATTGAAGCTTTTCCCTCTTGATACATATGTTGAACAACCG GCAGCTGTCATGGATCTTGTGGAGAGTGACCAGCAGCGGGGTTTAAAGGTCCCTGTGTGGGACCAATTCACTGCACTTCTGAAAAAAGCAGGATCCCAT gggaaTTTGGAAAAAGTTGAGCGGTTTGCTTTCTATGAGCGTTCTAAGAAAGCTTTTGCTGTAGTGGCAACAGG GGAGACAGCTCTATATGGCAACCTTATCATCAAGAAAGGAGTAATTCCTGCTGAAGAACTGTGCTGA